aaagtttccactttgcccttctataaaatctatattcattaatagtttttaatataaaatttatttataatgccaCGTCATCAAATTTAAACgaccgttaacaatttttaacggtaggggttggattgtttcaaattaacacttttGAGGACCTAATTGGAAGTTTTATAAGAACGAGACCAAAATGGGAAGACCTTACGAAAACAGGAACTcctaagtggttttaaccttaataaaaatatcaattttatttaaagtatttggctaacaattatataaaaattaaatttgattttaatttaaagaacaatgaaattatttaatcttaaataaaattaagactataaaataaagataaaaaataaaattgagattaAGATAATGACATATGGTATGACAGTGACATGTGGTAGTTACCACTTCACATTGTTACATGACatgtgacaaatttttatttattttaaaaaaaacacataaactcATATTATATTTGACATCTCTTAACGTTGacagtaaaatattaatgaaaattattcaattgcgtcaaatattttaaaacaagaaccaaattaagaaaaaaaaatatcagtttGATATTTCTCTAAAAAATAGAAACGAATGAcattatttaacttaataactatttctgaaatttatatatttttatttaaatttataaaattaaaataattttataaggactttttttaaattttatattttaatgaaattcttttaatttattttttgaaaagacGCTTGCATTAATGctttattaactaatttatcttttttaaaatattttcttatctgaatttataatttaaagatttgttttaaataattttgtttaaaattaataaaatataagtattttcGATATCCATAAATatcacaaatacaaaaaaaaaagcaaatatttttttttaaatattcaacgGACCACATATAGTAAGTAATGGAATGGATAATagaacaatttttgtttttgtcttttttatagAATTGGTACCTAAGTATTATCCCTTGTGATCCTGCTACTAGGAATAGGTATAGGGATTTGATGTGTTGATATCATGTTTgttatttagaagaaaatattaatatatgtagGACCaacttaaaatttttgttttagattatttaaataaaagggtttaaaaaaaattagtattaatatcaatttatcataaattattattaattttacaataatttattttattagtaaaaattttcattcttaaatttgtttgaaaatttctaaatttataatatattttaatataatttgtcttattagtaaatataaaaactttatttttaaatttattttaagtctcTTTGGAGTTTGCAGTTATCCCTTTATGTATGTATGAACCCAATCACCTAGCATaaaacttttaacttttttagaatactttttagaaaattacaatatattatatGGTTAGTCAATTTAAAGATTCACTCTAGAAAGTTACAGGTGAATAAGGAAGGACAAAAGAACGTGGTATGAACAGTTCGAGAGCACGAGAAATGGAAAGGTAAACATCCGATGCAACCTTTTCCGCTTATAGTTCCAATCAATGTCTTCATTctttaatattcattaatatatcgtccatctaatatatatatatatatatatatatatatatatatatatatatatatatatatatatatatatgcaaataCTTTAGTAACTGATAGTCGAAAATTGTTAAAAGTCTGACTGTTTGaactaaaattaacaaaaaaatattaacgattattaaaaatttgttgataaagctttatatataaattttatcaatgaaattTATTGATTGATTTTTGTCACTAAACATCACaatctaatttttctttcttctttcttataatTCAACGATAAATAATGGTAGTGAAAGTGAGatcaaacacaattttcttcACCTGTTCTAATCAAATTTTCTCCTCTCACCAAACACCATTAAATATTTAGAATCCCATTCCTTCATCATTCCTCATCCCCATTCCAATTCTATTTTCATTGCATCATCATTTTCAACCTATTTTTTACCATACCATCCAAATACATAAACAGATTCAACTTTTCTAGAAGTCACTTACTAACTTCTGtgtttgtttgaaaagaaaagggaacACATGCCAACAATGTTGATGATTTTAATTGGTGCGATAGCAAGCAACAACGTCACGTTTTGGGATCGTTGAAAGAAAACCTTAAGTTCTATGTTTGGCTATCCTACGAGGTGTTGGTAACACCTTCGATAGTATTTGGTGTTGTCGGCGACAACCTTCTGTGGAGTGAAACTTGTAGCAAGGATGAAACAATAGATGAAATAATTCTTTGGTAGTGACTCACGTGAATGTGAATGGAGAGGCTGTTCCTAATATAGACAAAATCATAAGAGGAAGAAATCCTTAATCTCTTTATAAGGTATTGGGTTGGATAATACtatgaaaatgaattaaaacctATGGATTCCAGTcaaattgagtttgaaaaaaatgaaattgttttatatgGATCAATTTTTAATCCGGTTCACTTAGAACCCTATTTATCTAAGTTAAATTCATctccaacccacctaatttaatttaattatttattattttgtatttcaatattattagttaacattttttttattatattctaaatgagaatagaaaaaaaagaattttaaagagaaaaaaatattataaatttatccattcaagattctaatcatataaataaataagtgatacaaaatttatcaatactataaacttatttatttgctttttaaaTTTGCTTTTGGATTATAGTTGaattgtatgttaattttttttattttgaattgtctttagagtttaatattattttaaagtcaaattatttaaatttgaattacaaaatattgaattttttttggattaaaaaaagactttttattatatgaacTAGTAAGTTAATAcaccaacccgtgatggacTTGACCGGATTTAACTCTTTGTCTTTCTTTATGTGAACTAGTAACTTGAAAATACTAAATGATACAAAGATAACAAACCCTTTATAtacaaactaatttatatttcttttgcaagaattaatattaataaacaaCCTGTTGTAATGCCTCCGTCTCGTAAAGTGCAATGGGTTCAATTATCAAAGATTGTATACGATTCTTGGTAGTGCTATCTGGGGCTCCATGTCCATCTCCATACTGATATGTGCACTCAGAAATTCTTCCAAGGTTCATGGCTGTTTCTATGAAAGCTTTAGGGAAAGGAGACTCTGACATTCTATCtttgttcatcttcttccacgTTTCGTTAAGCAAAGTATGGATATGCATGTGAGCACCCTCTTCACTAGCACCACTTTCTCTCATGTAACATACAACGGAGCTTGCTGCTTCACCTCTCTCTAACTCTGCCTGCAAAATTACAACACAAGACCaattacttttatgttttagaTTGTTGTTTTAATGATGTAAAAAtgtcactaaaaaaaaaaaacatggtcaTGTATGGAATCCAATTTACCTTTGATGTACCCAGATCATTGCAAAGTCGAAAAATAAGCGATGGTTTCTGTAACAGGGAGTGGTAATTGTGCAAGGATTGAAGTGCCTCTTTTGTAATGCTTTGGTTTAGTAAGAAATAAGCATGGGTGAGAATAACCACCCCGGAGACTGAGACCCATGCATTGTTGAGGTAATCCTCGAATTTTGGCAAGTGTNTGTCGCGACTCCATTTGGCTTCTTGTAGGAATGCTTTCAACATATCAGACCACTGtgtaatttaattgaaaaacaaaactaatcTCAATAATGCACTAACATGTATACATAATGTAAGAAATAATAGctataatttatgaattaacGCACTGCTTTGGTGAGGTAGGGTAAAATATCTTGTCCATGTTCCTTAAGGGCATCATAGGCAAATTCGTTGACAGTGTTGTACAGTGCCAGAAAACATATCTTCATGTAATCAGGGAGAACTTGAACTGCTTTAACATCCCAactgaaacaataaaataacattttgtaATTAGTGCACTGATTAATAATTTCAGCAGTTTATTACATGCTCGTGATTGAAGTGTTTTTTACGTAAGTTACCTTTCCACAGCTGCAGTGAAAAGTTCTAATTCGTCTAAGGTGCCATAGACATCATAAACGTCATCGATTGTAGTTATTAAGGAAGTAACTTTTGTTAAGCCTTTGCGGAGATCACTGAACTGAGGCTCGAAGACCATTCCAACAGTCCAAAAGAAGCATTCCATAAGTCTGTCTCGGCTGAAGCTTAACTTTGAGGCCAGTCCCATTCCCCTCCACCACCTTCATCACaatgtgataaataaaaataagatatctCCGAAGATGTAATAGAAAAGGAACATCATAAAACAGTAACCTTCTATTTTTTTTGAAGGAAATAATTGCCTAGTTAACGGAAAATataatttcctttttcattctgtttaattaaatttaagttgtGATGAAGTTTTGTTTCGGTTTATAGGATGAAGGTCAAATCTTCTTCTTGATACGGTCTTCAAACTCTAAACATAGATTAAGGTTTTTTCTTCGTTTCATACTAACTACCGTTCGGTCAAATTAGAGAGTTATGAGTTATATGCATAAGACACTTTTATCTCAAAGTCAGTAAAAATTTGacaatattaacaataaatgtgTAATGAATGTAACTAACCTACCACAATACCTCCTTAaacctgtatttatagatttggaaataaattttagattaacaCTTACCTAATTACAGCTTAACTAATAATGATCTtgcttaaacttaaaataattatcctTAGCCTTAACTCTGGTTTAATTCGACTGCTCGGTTACCCGATCGGTTTCTTTAGATTTTACTGGTTGATAGAATTGTCCATTCTTAAACTTACCGGACTGTCATACTATACACATTGGCACTAAGATGTTTCGACTTATGAGGTTGAGGTCAAATTTTCTCTTTGTTACGGTTTCCAAACTCTAAACACAGATCAAGATCTTTCGTTCGCTTTACACTAGTTACTGTTTGGTCAAATTGGGAAGTTAGTTGTAGAAATTAtgtcaaaaccaaaaaaaaaaaaatctgacaatgttaacaataaatacataatGAATGTAATAATATATCACAATACCTCAAACACGTATCTATAGATATCGGAATGAACTTTAGCCTAATTACGACTTAAGTGGTAATGGTCTTGTTTAAACTTAACATAATCATTCTTTAGGTTAACTCCAGTTTAAACTGACCACTCGGTTACTTGATCAGTTGCTTCTGGACCGACAGAGAACTGGTGCTGAGCAAATGTTACTATAcaagtttcatttttctttctccccAGTTTTCTGCACACGTCTCTTTCCTCGAGATAATAAATGAACATTTCATTTAATAGCTTTCCCCACCACTTTCCTTCTCTTTgtccttttctattttcttatataattaaaacagTGAAAGTATACGTAGATGATTGAAATATTTAAGCGGGGAATCACATAATCTTGACTTTTTTGAAGACATGTATAGCTTTTTGAAGACATAATATTGACATTTACGGTTGCAGCAAGCATTCTTTTAGTTAATGGAAAAAGAGTTACTGATTTACGTATTTACGTGGAGAGACAAAATTTAGACACAACACTGCTAGTTCAGTTAATCTTGTGTTAAAATTATAGGactaaaattagtattttatcTCAGTCTGATGTTGCATCCAATTTTTATCCTTTGATATTTAAATACTGATCAAGTACGTTTTTCCAACACAGGCTCACCTTGACATTTGTTGGAGATCATTTTGCATTGTTGACTGCACAATATTGAAATCAAGCTTTGCTGCTTCAAGCAGAAATCGGTTTGAGTCTGTTCTTTTAGCATAAGATTCAATAGACCACCTTGCTTCCAGCCTTTGAATTCTGTGATGGAGTGGAAGCTCCAATGCATGATTGACTTGTTCCAAAAGCATGTTACTGCTTTTACCTTTGTTGAGGGCAACCCTAAGATGGAAGCTAGAGAACACCATGGCCTCATCCAAAATCTTCTCTCCTTCGTATCCAAGAAACGATGCCTCGTACAGACTCAGCATTCCTTTCACATCACTCACAAGGTTTTCCTTGAAATTGCCATTCTCCTCCTTAAACCTCTCAAATATATCTGCATGATCAAAGAAGCACACACGTGAAGCTAGTACCTAGACAGGCCACCATCTAAACTGTAGAAGTCACGCAGGTTACTATATAtcaattatacaaataaaaaaatttaaaatacagcaataaaaacatataatttaaaatgttcgTTATTCGGTATGAAAGCATTAACTGGTGGTCCAACTCCACGTGACAATATAGCAgattttaaatacatatatttatgaTGTTAAGGCGGTGTTCATGAACAGCTCAGTACCTCGTTTTTGTTATGTTGTGCGTGTGTATTGTGTTTCGCTTTTTGTCTGATACGATGACAATATTTGTTAAAGTAAGatgataaagttttattttttttttatctccacACTTTTTTCACACTTTTCTTCCCTAAAATAGCAGTTGaacatttcatttaattaacctcaccactttcttttttccttttctattttttatcaaataattaaaacataatgaaAGTATTTATAGATCTTCTTTCTTTATTAGGAATCAATGCAAAACATAAATAATGCTTAACTGGTAATAAGAAAACGTTaaagttcaaaattttatgttaaaaagaaTTGATTAAAAGATAAATGCACTCTCGTTACACATGAAGAATACAAATACAGTATTACAGTTTCTCTATGAAAGAATGTTTATTTGTTAGGTTTAATGGTAGTTTTCAGATATTTtacaaactaaataatattataaatagttatttagaaaaaataaataaatcttattttgcttataattaagaaaatgttaTATAATGCTAGTCATACCTGCTGAGACATCATGGCCATATTCTCTGAGAAGCCTAAAGCACAAAGCAGTTTGATGTAAACTTGTGTTGGCGAATGCAGAAGAGTGAAAGCGAAGAAGGGCTTCATCTATGTCCTTGTCATAATGGTAACTCAGACCCAAGCGTTTCACATCGTTAATGAGTTCAAGTTTTAGCCATATGTCTGAACTTTCATCCTTTATCATTCTCCTCACTTCCTCCTTCAACATCTTCGCCCTGTCCTCGTATCTTATATCCTGAAAACGTTATACAAAGAACAAATCACGTATACGTTTGAAAAGAAATGTTTACAATATATAGGGACAGTGTATATGATAATTAAGATGCTTGAATTAATTACAGCGTAGGCATGCTTCAAGGACTGCAGAAAGTCGTAAGTCCAGAGGTTGGGTTGGTAGTTTGCAGATTTTCTTTCAGAATCGTTAACGTTTGCTGTGGTTGCGATGTAGCGAGGGAAGATCATCCTACGTTGGAGAAGAATAGGAGCTACTGCTTTCAGAGGTTTGGAAAAAGTGAGATGTTGAATAAAAGAGGAATTGAGCAAAGTTGGGTTCACCAGAGTCATTTTGTTCAAGGCTCGCTTATGTCTGCAACTGCGAATGTTTAACTTTGGTGGTctcatacacacacacacacacatatatatatatatatatatatatatatatatatatatatatatatatatataatgtggtcccaaacttttaaaattgtatatatacatacatacgagaattaaattattgtcttttaacttttgtatgaattactttctttattataaggtttaatcatacacttgtattttttatacttttttttcaaataggtcttttatttatttatttatttttgttttatttagattattattttttaaaaatactgaaGTAATTAGGTCAggttagttttatattattagagAAGATATCACGTATCAattcatagttttatttttattttttaaatatatttttaattatttttattttttaagttttttataaaaatgaaaaaattgtcaTGTGACGTACTAACATTGTATCATATGGTAATATGTGACATTATCAATTTCATATGTCATTGTATTAATCTCAATTTAAtcgtaatatttttattttgtttcaatttagttttttttttaaattaaacgaatttatatttttctaaattcaaacaaaatttaatttatatataaattttataaaaatatttttattaaatattttaataggattaagtttttttatatttatatggaattaattatataaatgttaattatgttttttaaatatacctataagagataaaaaaaaattctgaacaaattaatgagatgaaatttatttttttaaataaacaattagaGAAAATTTCATGAAGATCCTAATTAATGTAAAAGATAACGGAAGAAGAAATTACCTTTAATTATGGTTTCACATAtattttctccaattttttatttttataaaaatgaattttcatgtcaataatttgtttattaagtGTATGGTACTATAACTAGGTCGAACGGTTAGCATTGAAAACTAATCGATCTATAACAATGCTGGTCAACACCAAGTTAAATCTTTATAACATTTAGAAACAGTGTCAAATTAGCTCATAAATACTATGGACCTTATGTTGTAACCGATAAGATTGGAGCAAGCTTATAAGATCACTCGTTCATGATGTTTTTCACATGTGACAACTGAAGAAGTTTGTAGGAGAAGCTAGCACATCAGTCCACTGCCCAATGAATGATGAAGAATCTAGAGTTAAGAAGTCAGAGGCGATCATGAAAAGGAGACAGTCAAAAGAGGACAGTGTTCATAGTGCATAGTATGCCACGGCTCGTAGTGTCATAGGTTTTAGGACTTTCCAGGAAGCACGACCATTGGTTTCCCCTTCTTCTGATTCCCAACATTCTTCAGGGCCTCCACTCCAAATAATAATGTACGTTATGAAGTTATGCATTCATGGAAATGTTATTTCTCTCTGAAATTCTACATATTGACATAGCCTAATTATCTGATAAATATCAAGCTCATGCTTGTTCATTGTTTATTACTTCTTCTATGGTcagattaaaattgaaataaatatttgttagtgTAATTATAGGTCTTGTTGGATCTATATGTTTTTAACTTACTGAGTgtacctttttcttattttaaaagacCAGAAGCACAACATGTGTTCAGCGGGAGAtgacaacatcatcatcaacccgCAATTTGATGATGGTTTGAATAACTGGTCTGGAAGAGGCTGCAAGAACGTGTTGCTACAACATCATCAACACATGATGGTGTATCAAACGGTCTTATAagatatttgtttagatttaagtAGTAGATATGGATTACACATTGAACTATGTAGTTTTGAAGTAGTACATATGCAGTTTATGGTTTCTTCCCTTTTGTTTAAGTACTTATTGTTGAAACAGAAAATACTGATAAATTCTTGATTTAGTTTGTATCTTTTTCTGAGTCCttggttttatt
This region of Vigna radiata var. radiata cultivar VC1973A unplaced genomic scaffold, Vradiata_ver6 scaffold_385, whole genome shotgun sequence genomic DNA includes:
- the LOC106780025 gene encoding tricyclene synthase EBOS, chloroplastic-like translates to MTLVNPTLLNSSFIQHLTFSKPLKAVAPILLQRRMIFPRYIATTANVNDSERKSANYQPNLWTYDFLQSLKHAYADIRYEDRAKMLKEEVRRMIKDESSDIWLKLELINDVKRLGLSYHYDKDIDEALLRFHSSAFANTSLHQTALCFRLLREYGHDVSADIFERFKEENGNFKENLVSDVKGMLSLYEASFLGYEGEKILDEAMVFSSFHLRVALNKGKSSNMLLEQVNHALELPLHHRIQRLEARWSIESYAKRTDSNRFLLEAAKLDFNIVQSTMQNDLQQMSRWWRGMGLASKLSFSRDRLMECFFWTVGMVFEPQFSDLRKGLTKVTSLITTIDDVYDVYGTLDELELFTAAVESWDVKAVQVLPDYMKICFLALYNTVNEFAYDALKEHGQDILPYLTKAWSDMLKAFLQEAKWSRDXHLPKFEDYLNNAWVSVSGVVILTHAYFLLNQSITKEALQSLHNYHSLLQKPSLIFRLCNDLGTSKAELERGEAASSVVCYMRESGASEEGAHMHIHTLLNETWKKMNKDRMSESPFPKAFIETAMNLGRISECTYQYGDGHGAPDSTTKNRIQSLIIEPIALYETEALQQDLNLQDYSRMGRELRVTHEGTDDVRRAKRNTLIQEYEMFRMKQGETIVDVQKRFTHIVNHLIGLGLSNQR